In one window of Candidatus Binatia bacterium DNA:
- the msbA gene encoding lipid A export permease/ATP-binding protein MsbA — protein sequence MNRTSIYRRLLKYLKPYIWPHFAVAVVCMLLFSATNGAMPFLIRHVFDDVFTAKDRVALQLLPFVIIGVFLFRGLVSFGSTYLTEYVGQRIIADLRRELNDHIQRLPLSFFHRTPTGTIVSRVTNDVALVRSALTDAVAAILKDASSLVILVAVAFYQDWLLAVIAFVVFPASVLPLLRLSRRLRQVAWRGQVTMGQLTALLQETIQGNRVVKAFNMEEYEQRRFNEENERLFRLAMKTTRIRAFTTPMMEILAALGIAGVVWYGGYSVIVGGRTQGAFLAFLTALFLLYEPFKGLARTNSVVQQALGAGERVAELLDTPPEVADRPGARELTDIREGIRFERVSFRYEHNWVLRDINMELRRGEVVALVGMSGGGKSTLADLIPRFYDVTEGAIYIDGVDIRDYTLASLRRQIAVVTQHTFLFNDTVRNNIAYGSADTDMERIVAAARAANAHDFIERLPQGYDTVVGELGVKLSGGERQRIAIARALLKNAPLLILDEATSALDSEAERLVQDALERLMENRTSLVIAHRLSTVRKADRIYVLVDGRIVEQGTHEQLLALNAEYRKLYDLQFRDEAMLPATNTVH from the coding sequence ATGAATCGCACATCGATTTATCGGCGGCTGCTCAAGTATCTGAAGCCGTACATTTGGCCGCACTTCGCGGTGGCGGTGGTGTGCATGCTCTTGTTCAGCGCCACCAACGGCGCCATGCCGTTTTTGATTCGGCACGTGTTCGATGACGTGTTCACCGCCAAGGACCGGGTGGCGCTGCAACTCTTGCCGTTCGTGATCATTGGTGTGTTCCTGTTTCGTGGCTTGGTTAGCTTCGGCAGCACATACCTCACCGAGTACGTCGGACAGCGTATTATTGCCGACTTGCGGCGGGAGCTGAACGACCACATCCAACGCTTGCCGCTGTCGTTCTTCCACCGCACGCCGACGGGCACCATTGTCTCCCGGGTCACCAACGATGTCGCCCTCGTGCGCTCGGCGCTGACCGATGCGGTGGCGGCAATTTTGAAGGATGCGTCGTCACTGGTCATCCTGGTCGCCGTTGCCTTTTACCAGGATTGGTTGCTCGCCGTGATTGCCTTTGTGGTCTTTCCTGCCTCGGTGTTGCCGTTGCTGCGGCTATCGCGGCGGTTGCGCCAAGTTGCCTGGCGCGGACAAGTGACCATGGGCCAACTCACTGCGCTGCTGCAAGAGACGATTCAGGGAAACCGGGTGGTCAAGGCCTTCAACATGGAGGAGTACGAGCAGCGCCGTTTCAACGAGGAGAACGAACGGCTTTTCCGCTTGGCGATGAAGACGACGCGCATTCGTGCGTTCACCACACCGATGATGGAGATCTTGGCTGCCTTGGGCATTGCCGGCGTGGTGTGGTACGGCGGCTACAGCGTCATCGTGGGCGGGCGAACGCAAGGTGCCTTCCTCGCCTTCTTGACGGCGCTGTTCCTGCTCTACGAGCCATTCAAAGGGCTGGCGCGCACGAACTCAGTGGTGCAGCAGGCCCTGGGTGCAGGGGAACGGGTGGCGGAGTTGTTGGACACTCCCCCGGAAGTGGCCGATCGCCCAGGAGCGCGGGAACTCACGGATATCCGGGAGGGAATTCGCTTCGAGCGGGTCAGCTTCCGCTACGAACACAACTGGGTGTTGCGTGATATCAACATGGAGCTCCGGCGTGGCGAGGTGGTCGCCTTGGTCGGCATGAGCGGTGGCGGCAAGAGCACGTTGGCCGATTTGATTCCGCGGTTTTACGACGTCACCGAGGGGGCCATCTACATCGACGGAGTCGACATTCGCGACTACACGCTGGCGAGCTTGCGCCGGCAAATTGCCGTGGTGACGCAGCACACCTTCTTGTTCAACGATACCGTGCGCAACAACATCGCGTACGGCAGTGCGGATACCGACATGGAGCGGATCGTGGCGGCTGCGCGCGCGGCGAACGCCCATGATTTCATCGAGCGGCTGCCGCAGGGATACGACACCGTGGTCGGCGAGCTTGGCGTCAAGCTATCCGGCGGCGAACGGCAACGCATTGCCATTGCGCGCGCCTTGCTGAAAAACGCGCCGCTGCTCATTCTCGACGAGGCGACTTCGGCGTTGGACTCGGAAGCGGAGCGCCTGGTGCAAGATGCCTTGGAGCGCTTGATGGAGAATCGTACGAGCCTGGTGATTGCCCATCGCTTGTCGACAGTGCGTAAGGCCGATCGGATTTACGTGCTCGTCGATGGCCGCATCGTGGAACAGGGCACGCATGAACAGTTGCTGGCTCTCAATGCGGAATACCGCAAACTCTACGATTTGCAGTTCCGCGACGAGGCCATGTTGCCGGCAACAAACACGGTGCACTAG
- a CDS encoding lysophospholipid acyltransferase family protein, whose protein sequence is MSPFWERTLLAIAPRLFSGGLAALQQSLRIQFVGAEELFERWRRERVILAFWHNRVLLMPLAAQGQPICILTSFSRDGELAARALARWGIATVRGSASRGGTAGFLQLVRAYRRGFHLAVVPDGPRGPRYQVKLGVIHLARATGAAIFPVTYSASRFLQLHSWDRLLVPLPFADVRYYVGTPLQVTPDLSGDALERVRRELEQQLCSLTERADRETARQLPQ, encoded by the coding sequence ATGAGTCCGTTTTGGGAGCGCACGTTGCTTGCGATTGCCCCGCGCCTGTTCAGCGGCGGGCTGGCAGCGTTGCAGCAGAGCTTGCGGATTCAGTTCGTGGGAGCCGAGGAGCTCTTCGAGCGCTGGCGGCGCGAAAGGGTGATCCTGGCATTTTGGCACAATCGCGTCTTGCTCATGCCCTTGGCAGCGCAAGGTCAGCCGATTTGCATCCTCACGAGTTTCAGCCGCGACGGTGAGCTGGCTGCGCGCGCCTTGGCCCGTTGGGGTATTGCCACTGTGCGCGGCTCGGCATCGCGCGGGGGCACGGCCGGGTTTCTTCAGTTGGTGCGTGCGTACCGGCGGGGCTTTCACCTGGCCGTCGTACCCGACGGGCCGCGCGGGCCGCGTTATCAGGTCAAACTCGGAGTCATTCATCTGGCACGGGCAACCGGCGCTGCGATTTTTCCCGTGACTTACAGTGCGTCGCGATTCTTGCAGTTGCACAGCTGGGATCGTCTGTTGGTTCCACTCCCCTTTGCAGACGTTCGTTACTATGTTGGCACACCGCTACAGGTTACGCCGGACTTGTCGGGCGATGCCTTGGAGCGCGTGCGGAGAGAACTCGAGCAACAGTTGTGCAGCTTGACGGAAAGGGCCGACCGGGAAACCGCTCGGCAACTGCCACAATGA
- a CDS encoding 3-deoxy-D-manno-octulosonic acid transferase: MTGTADKRAERTDSAERESLPFSYLVYDVAGAVVSAMAVPAWPLLAWTRWGKYWLERLGRTPQAAPMAEAPVWIHAASVGEVLAAEPLVRELRQRRPGLPIFVSTTSVPGREAAAHHVGADAVSLAPLDVAWLTDAAVRKIRPRALVLIETELWPALIRSARRTGVPVVLVSGRISERAARRYARIPKLMRSVLRCVDLCLMQSALDAERICALGAVPERVRVVGNLKFARQASMVVAQGCDNPLARWLGQQPLLVAASTHRGEEELVLQAMMRVWQHYPQARLLLAPRRPERFKAVAGLLQHNGIAALRRSKFREPVGDASVVLLDTVGELPSFLACATAVFVGGTFDPSIGGHNVLEPALFAKPVAFGPHTEHVAEAAQRLLAARAGERVRSAEDLAAHWLHLLRQPEVAKEMGLRGREVVAEQRDVAARYAVEICQCIERGRTSP; the protein is encoded by the coding sequence ATGACCGGAACCGCCGACAAGCGCGCGGAGAGGACCGACTCCGCCGAACGTGAATCGTTGCCGTTTTCATACCTTGTTTACGACGTTGCCGGCGCCGTGGTCTCGGCGATGGCGGTGCCCGCTTGGCCGCTTTTAGCCTGGACCCGCTGGGGCAAGTACTGGTTGGAACGGCTGGGACGCACGCCGCAGGCAGCGCCGATGGCCGAGGCACCCGTGTGGATCCACGCCGCGTCGGTGGGAGAAGTGCTCGCTGCGGAACCACTGGTGCGCGAGTTGCGCCAACGACGGCCCGGGTTGCCAATTTTCGTGTCGACTACTTCGGTGCCTGGGCGGGAAGCCGCAGCCCATCACGTCGGCGCCGACGCCGTGAGTTTGGCACCCCTGGATGTGGCGTGGCTGACGGATGCGGCGGTGCGCAAAATCCGCCCGCGAGCGCTCGTGCTGATCGAAACCGAGCTGTGGCCCGCCTTGATCCGCTCGGCGAGGAGAACAGGAGTTCCCGTTGTGCTCGTCAGTGGCCGGATTTCTGAACGTGCGGCCCGACGGTACGCCCGCATCCCGAAACTCATGCGCTCGGTGTTGCGTTGCGTCGATCTTTGCCTCATGCAGTCGGCGCTCGACGCCGAGCGCATTTGTGCTTTGGGTGCCGTGCCAGAAAGGGTGAGGGTGGTGGGCAATCTCAAATTTGCCCGGCAGGCGTCGATGGTCGTGGCGCAGGGCTGCGACAATCCGCTGGCGCGGTGGCTCGGGCAGCAGCCGCTCCTCGTAGCTGCCAGTACGCATCGCGGGGAGGAAGAGCTGGTTCTACAGGCGATGATGCGGGTTTGGCAGCACTACCCGCAGGCGCGGTTGCTGCTGGCGCCGCGGCGGCCTGAGCGGTTCAAGGCAGTGGCCGGGCTCTTGCAGCACAATGGCATTGCGGCGTTGCGCCGGAGCAAATTTCGCGAGCCGGTTGGCGATGCCTCAGTGGTGCTGCTCGACACTGTCGGTGAACTCCCTAGCTTCTTGGCGTGCGCAACGGCCGTGTTCGTGGGCGGTACGTTCGACCCCAGCATCGGCGGCCACAACGTGCTCGAACCCGCGTTGTTTGCCAAGCCGGTTGCCTTTGGTCCGCACACCGAGCACGTGGCGGAAGCAGCGCAACGGCTGCTCGCAGCGCGTGCCGGGGAGCGCGTCAGGAGTGCGGAAGATTTAGCGGCGCACTGGCTGCACTTGCTTCGGCAACCTGAGGTTGCCAAAGAGATGGGGTTGCGTGGCCGCGAGGTTGTAGCGGAGCAGCGCGACGTAGCCGCGCGCTACGCGGTGGAGATTTGCCAATGTATCGAACGAGGCCGAACGAGCCCGTGA
- the lpxK gene encoding tetraacyldisaccharide 4'-kinase: MYRTRPNEPVKETIARLLRDVVWRRRGLAGRLANVALQPVSAAYGCAVTVRNWLYDFGLLRSVRVDVPVISVGNLAVGGTGKTPIALWLAKKLQTRGYRVAVVLRGYGGAARGPVLVSRGRGPEVDARHAGDEAIVYAKTFSGGVIVSPERAQGAELARSVGYDVVVLDDGFQHRALARDFDLVLLSGRLGGLLPAGPLRESFRSLTRAHALAVVDKGLNLRPLGPPRSAAGKPLFYIRLQPTALVESDGGRWNVRPLQELSGRQVAAVTGIAEPEAFYLALQQWEVRVGEIFEFGDHHVYSLADWHALSRSAQRFDHLVTTEKDLVKLEQFPFARGKLLALRVEPVVEREEELLTLVEKTIVAVRAPRLQTFEQTAGGERYAH, encoded by the coding sequence ATGTATCGAACGAGGCCGAACGAGCCCGTGAAGGAAACCATCGCGCGACTGTTGCGCGACGTTGTGTGGCGCCGGCGCGGGCTGGCCGGGCGGCTCGCCAACGTGGCGCTGCAACCGGTAAGCGCGGCTTACGGCTGTGCGGTAACCGTGCGCAACTGGCTGTACGACTTTGGTCTTCTCCGCAGCGTTCGTGTCGATGTTCCCGTGATTAGTGTGGGAAACCTGGCAGTTGGGGGTACGGGCAAAACTCCCATCGCACTGTGGCTTGCCAAGAAATTGCAAACACGCGGTTACCGAGTGGCGGTGGTGCTCCGCGGGTACGGTGGCGCGGCGCGTGGCCCGGTGTTGGTGAGTCGCGGTCGCGGGCCGGAGGTCGATGCGCGACATGCGGGCGACGAAGCGATTGTGTACGCGAAGACGTTTTCCGGCGGGGTGATTGTGAGTCCTGAACGAGCGCAGGGTGCGGAGCTCGCGCGAAGTGTCGGATACGATGTGGTTGTGCTCGACGATGGCTTTCAACACCGCGCACTGGCGCGCGACTTTGACTTGGTGCTTCTCTCGGGCCGTCTCGGTGGCCTGCTTCCGGCGGGTCCGCTGCGGGAGTCGTTCCGGAGCCTCACCCGCGCACATGCTCTGGCAGTGGTGGACAAAGGCTTGAACCTGCGGCCGCTCGGCCCGCCACGCAGCGCGGCGGGAAAGCCTTTGTTTTACATCCGCTTGCAACCGACGGCATTGGTCGAGTCCGATGGTGGGCGCTGGAACGTGCGGCCCCTGCAGGAGCTCTCGGGGCGACAGGTGGCCGCGGTAACCGGTATTGCCGAACCGGAGGCTTTTTACTTGGCACTCCAGCAATGGGAAGTTCGGGTCGGCGAAATTTTCGAGTTTGGTGACCACCACGTGTATTCGCTCGCTGACTGGCACGCATTGAGCCGGAGTGCGCAGCGCTTCGATCACTTGGTGACGACCGAAAAGGACCTGGTGAAGCTCGAACAGTTTCCGTTTGCGCGCGGGAAGCTGTTGGCGTTGCGTGTAGAGCCAGTGGTCGAGCGCGAGGAGGAGCTGTTAACGCTGGTGGAAAAAACGATCGTCGCGGTGCGCGCTCCGCGGCTGCAGACATTTGAGCAAACTGCCGGAGGGGAACGGTATGCGCATTAG
- a CDS encoding Trm112 family protein, with translation MRISEELLQVLACPKCKGEVSLTPNEDGLACYKCKLLYPIDDYDIPVMIIEEAKPL, from the coding sequence ATGCGCATTAGTGAAGAGCTGTTGCAGGTTTTGGCTTGCCCGAAGTGCAAGGGCGAGGTGTCGTTAACTCCGAATGAGGATGGCCTTGCGTGCTACAAGTGCAAGTTGCTGTATCCGATCGACGACTACGACATCCCCGTGATGATTATCGAAGAAGCGAAACCGCTGTGA
- a CDS encoding glycosyltransferase family 9 protein, which translates to MAPRVAGVQKILIVLLGAIGDVTRALPILPRLRALYPNARIGWAVEPASLALVERHPHIDEVFLFERPKGLRAFVSFLRAVRCFAPDLTLDLQRHAKSGVITLASGAKTRLGFHRKNSREGNFLCLSHTIEPQPHLSSKLGQFQRFADWLGAPVLPVSFGIVPTAAEELRVEELLRNVPRPFVAAFVGSSAPSRLWFPARTARVIDALHAQGVATVLVGGQREREFAASVREQTAAPVLDLTGATNLRELYAVFQQSSAAFGPDSGPMHIAAAAGIPVVSLWGATSPQRSAPWGSESLVIEGAAPCSPCYRKECPIGRACMAAISAKQVLERLQVALGRDSVQS; encoded by the coding sequence GTGGCGCCGCGTGTTGCGGGCGTGCAGAAAATTCTGATTGTTTTGCTCGGCGCCATCGGCGACGTGACGCGCGCCTTGCCCATTCTGCCGCGGCTGCGCGCCCTCTACCCGAACGCGCGGATTGGCTGGGCAGTAGAGCCAGCCAGTTTGGCGTTGGTAGAGCGACATCCGCACATCGATGAAGTTTTTCTCTTCGAGCGGCCGAAGGGATTGCGCGCCTTTGTATCGTTTCTTCGGGCGGTGCGCTGCTTTGCTCCGGATCTCACCCTCGATCTCCAACGGCACGCAAAAAGCGGAGTGATTACGCTCGCCAGCGGTGCGAAAACGCGCCTCGGCTTTCATCGGAAAAATTCACGCGAGGGCAACTTTCTGTGTCTTTCCCACACCATCGAGCCGCAGCCGCATCTGAGCTCGAAGCTCGGCCAATTCCAACGTTTTGCCGATTGGCTCGGTGCACCAGTGCTGCCGGTGTCGTTTGGCATCGTGCCCACCGCAGCGGAGGAGCTCCGCGTGGAGGAGTTGCTGAGGAATGTACCGCGGCCCTTCGTGGCCGCATTTGTCGGCTCGAGCGCTCCGAGCCGATTATGGTTCCCAGCGCGTACCGCCAGGGTGATCGATGCCTTGCACGCTCAGGGAGTTGCGACGGTGTTGGTGGGCGGGCAGCGCGAACGGGAATTTGCGGCCTCAGTGCGGGAGCAGACGGCAGCACCTGTGTTGGATTTAACGGGAGCGACAAACTTGCGGGAGCTCTATGCGGTGTTTCAGCAAAGCTCAGCTGCCTTTGGCCCCGACTCCGGGCCGATGCACATTGCCGCCGCCGCAGGAATTCCCGTGGTCTCGCTGTGGGGCGCCACGAGCCCCCAACGTTCCGCACCATGGGGGAGCGAAAGTTTGGTCATCGAAGGCGCCGCGCCGTGCAGCCCGTGCTATCGCAAAGAATGCCCGATTGGCCGCGCGTGCATGGCAGCGATTTCGGCAAAGCAAGTGCTGGAGCGCTTGCAGGTCGCACTCGGCAGAGATTCCGTGCAGTCGTGA
- a CDS encoding DUF393 domain-containing protein, producing the protein MHSLLIAVYGKLFSQPRQRSLLLVAQTPSPAQAPYIVFYDGECGLCQRSVRWLLDHDPYQRLVFAPLQGATAARLRAALVPLPQQLESVAVLIQTEAGRRVLLRTEALLALCEILELRPWWARLLRSVPRWFADLGYRLVAHTRYRVFGRATICPWRDASEAQRFLD; encoded by the coding sequence GTGCACAGCCTCCTGATCGCGGTTTACGGCAAGTTGTTTTCACAACCACGGCAGCGTAGCCTGCTCCTTGTGGCGCAAACGCCCTCCCCCGCTCAGGCTCCCTACATCGTTTTTTACGACGGCGAGTGTGGTCTGTGTCAGCGCAGCGTGCGCTGGCTTCTCGATCACGACCCCTACCAACGGCTTGTCTTCGCTCCACTGCAGGGTGCCACCGCCGCTCGGCTTCGCGCCGCGCTCGTGCCACTGCCGCAGCAGTTGGAGAGCGTGGCGGTACTGATACAAACTGAAGCTGGCCGCCGCGTGTTGTTGCGCACCGAGGCCCTGCTCGCCCTCTGCGAAATTCTAGAGCTCCGGCCATGGTGGGCCCGATTGTTGCGCTCGGTCCCGAGGTGGTTTGCCGATCTCGGTTACCGGCTAGTGGCACACACTCGTTATCGGGTGTTCGGCCGGGCAACAATCTGCCCGTGGCGAGACGCTTCGGAGGCGCAACGTTTTCTGGATTGA
- a CDS encoding neutral/alkaline non-lysosomal ceramidase N-terminal domain-containing protein — protein sequence MAKRNITPDTPVFLGGYGLGPARRSTGVLSPIYVRALVISDGVRTVAFAANETQGTFAAYKRGPFGLADVRAAVAQATSGAIPPTHIVVNSDHSHAGPDTTGVWGGLPNSYMQFLFDQTVGAIVDAWNALRPAELRVGAVDATELLRSQFGEPPNDRVDGELRVLAAYDAENPKRPRAVLINFAAHATVMGASNTLLSADWPGVVADMTEAEFGLDGAVVMVADVGRTQPADRGDLEDVERLQEYSNRVQAKVRAAMQSLVAVRGTTVDAQQFFLREPYGNPLVEYTLLATLVSRSLNPPWVEGTSIGTVVSVARVGELLFTAVPGEGYPAIHFELQQRVPAQKHFIFGLANDQLGYLIAPEEGYEQVRAAAPENDNAIFNVSPAIGDHVLCVALDGVATIGFTVQEPLAKCARWAGEDRSLPVLWE from the coding sequence GTGGCCAAACGAAACATCACGCCGGATACGCCGGTATTTCTCGGCGGCTACGGGCTCGGACCAGCTCGCCGCTCCACGGGCGTGTTGTCGCCGATTTACGTGCGCGCCCTAGTGATCTCGGATGGCGTGCGTACGGTAGCGTTCGCTGCCAATGAAACGCAGGGAACGTTTGCCGCATACAAGCGGGGCCCGTTCGGGCTCGCAGACGTGCGGGCCGCGGTGGCACAGGCGACCAGTGGCGCGATTCCGCCAACGCATATTGTCGTCAATTCCGATCACAGTCACGCGGGCCCCGACACGACGGGCGTGTGGGGCGGACTGCCGAACAGTTACATGCAGTTTTTGTTCGACCAAACGGTGGGAGCCATCGTCGATGCTTGGAATGCTTTGCGGCCTGCAGAACTACGCGTTGGGGCCGTGGATGCCACGGAGCTGTTGCGCAGTCAGTTCGGTGAGCCACCCAACGATCGGGTCGACGGCGAACTGCGGGTACTCGCGGCCTACGACGCCGAGAATCCCAAGCGGCCCCGTGCAGTGCTCATCAACTTTGCAGCCCATGCGACGGTGATGGGGGCAAGCAACACGCTACTGTCGGCCGATTGGCCGGGCGTGGTGGCCGATATGACCGAGGCCGAGTTCGGGCTCGACGGTGCAGTTGTCATGGTCGCCGACGTTGGGCGTACGCAACCTGCCGACCGTGGCGACCTGGAAGACGTCGAGCGGCTGCAAGAGTATTCGAACCGCGTGCAAGCCAAGGTGCGGGCGGCGATGCAGTCGTTAGTCGCGGTGCGCGGGACAACGGTAGACGCCCAGCAGTTCTTTCTACGCGAGCCGTATGGCAATCCGCTCGTGGAATACACGCTGTTAGCAACCTTAGTCTCGCGGAGTTTGAACCCGCCATGGGTCGAGGGAACATCCATTGGCACTGTCGTATCAGTTGCGCGGGTCGGCGAATTGTTGTTCACGGCTGTTCCCGGCGAAGGTTACCCGGCCATCCATTTCGAGCTGCAGCAACGGGTCCCAGCGCAAAAGCACTTCATTTTTGGGCTCGCCAACGACCAACTCGGCTATCTCATCGCGCCTGAGGAAGGGTACGAACAAGTGCGGGCTGCTGCCCCCGAGAACGACAACGCCATTTTCAACGTGAGCCCCGCGATTGGCGACCACGTCTTGTGCGTGGCTTTGGATGGCGTTGCCACCATCGGCTTCACGGTGCAGGAGCCGCTAGCGAAATGCGCGCGCTGGGCGGGGGAAGACCGCTCGCTGCCCGTGCTGTGGGAGTGA
- the purM gene encoding phosphoribosylformylglycinamidine cyclo-ligase gives MAVTYRDAGVDIDKGEQIARVAARVARQTKRPEVVAGVGGFGALFRLPRGYRRPLLVAATDGVGTKLAVAAMAGKHDTIGIDLVAMNVNDILTLGAEPLVFLDYYVTERLEPAVTEQVLRGIARGCRLAGCALVGGETAEHPGCMRPGEYDLAGFVVGVVEEKQVIDGRKIRAGDVVLGLAASGLHSNGFSLVRHVLFERARLDVAAELPELGRPLAEELLEPTRIYVRAVRSLPRASIHGMAHITGGGLVENIPRVLPRGLLVRIRRSSWPVPPIFQLVQRLGEIPDAEMLRTFNMGVGFVLVVSCDAVDSIVGALRRQRVQAWVIGEVVRRRPAEPAVVFA, from the coding sequence ATGGCAGTGACATACCGGGATGCCGGAGTCGACATCGACAAAGGAGAGCAAATTGCCCGCGTGGCGGCGCGCGTTGCGCGGCAAACCAAGCGCCCGGAAGTGGTGGCCGGCGTCGGCGGATTCGGCGCGCTCTTCCGTCTTCCGCGCGGCTACCGGCGTCCGCTGCTCGTTGCGGCCACCGACGGGGTGGGAACGAAACTGGCGGTGGCCGCCATGGCCGGCAAGCACGACACGATCGGCATCGATCTCGTGGCCATGAATGTCAACGACATCCTGACCCTCGGGGCCGAGCCGCTGGTGTTTTTGGACTACTACGTTACCGAACGCTTGGAGCCAGCGGTGACCGAGCAGGTGCTTCGCGGCATTGCGCGTGGCTGTCGCTTGGCCGGTTGTGCCTTGGTGGGCGGGGAGACGGCAGAACACCCTGGGTGTATGCGTCCGGGTGAGTACGACCTAGCAGGGTTCGTGGTCGGCGTGGTGGAGGAAAAACAGGTCATCGACGGTCGCAAGATTCGCGCGGGCGACGTCGTTCTGGGTTTGGCCGCGAGCGGGTTGCACAGCAATGGCTTTTCCCTAGTTCGGCACGTGCTGTTCGAGCGCGCGCGGCTCGATGTCGCGGCGGAATTGCCTGAACTCGGCCGTCCGCTTGCCGAAGAGCTGCTGGAGCCAACCCGCATTTATGTGCGGGCCGTGCGCTCCTTGCCGCGGGCCAGCATTCACGGCATGGCGCACATTACCGGCGGTGGCTTGGTGGAAAACATCCCGCGCGTGTTGCCACGTGGGTTGCTGGTGCGGATCCGCCGATCCTCGTGGCCAGTGCCACCGATCTTTCAGCTCGTCCAACGACTCGGAGAAATTCCGGATGCCGAAATGCTACGCACCTTCAATATGGGAGTCGGCTTCGTGTTGGTGGTCTCTTGCGATGCGGTCGACTCGATCGTCGGGGCGTTGCGCCGGCAGCGAGTGCAAGCGTGGGTGATTGGCGAGGTCGTGCGACGGCGGCCCGCCGAGCCAGCGGTCGTGTTCGCATAG
- the rnhA gene encoding ribonuclease HI: MTERDSTEAGAAEEQRPHVRVYTDGACSGNPGPGGWAAVLVSGPHRREISGFEPETTNNRMELRAAIEALRLLKRPAMVDVYTDSEYLRQGMREWLPRWKVNGWRTANRRPVKNADLWRELDRLCARHRVRWHWLRGHAGHPENERCDRLARAEISRHVQGKRGASEAR, from the coding sequence ATGACGGAGCGGGATAGCACCGAAGCGGGGGCAGCGGAGGAGCAGCGTCCGCACGTCAGGGTGTACACCGACGGCGCCTGTAGCGGGAATCCCGGGCCGGGTGGCTGGGCAGCGGTGCTGGTGTCCGGGCCTCACCGCCGGGAGATCAGCGGTTTCGAACCGGAGACCACCAACAATCGAATGGAACTCCGCGCAGCGATCGAGGCGCTGCGCCTTTTGAAGCGGCCAGCAATGGTCGATGTGTACACGGACTCGGAGTATCTCCGGCAAGGCATGCGAGAGTGGCTGCCACGCTGGAAAGTCAATGGCTGGCGCACGGCCAATCGCCGGCCGGTGAAAAATGCCGACTTGTGGCGTGAACTCGATCGCTTGTGCGCGCGTCACCGCGTGCGCTGGCATTGGCTGCGTGGTCATGCCGGTCATCCGGAAAACGAACGCTGCGATCGTTTGGCGCGCGCGGAAATTTCCCGCCACGTACAGGGGAAGCGTGGTGCCTCGGAAGCGAGGTGA
- a CDS encoding universal stress protein, with protein MAEAGKAVSPPRAALVAMDFSAPARRALELALSWLPEAEITVLHVIDTEFAERVDAEGIASREQVIQRLRSHAESELANLVSECQSGKVDTMIVEGSPFVEIVKLARDLDVDCVVMGMHAVARGLGELLTGSTAERVLRASHCPVICVP; from the coding sequence ATGGCGGAAGCAGGCAAGGCCGTTTCGCCGCCGCGGGCGGCATTGGTCGCGATGGATTTCTCGGCACCTGCACGCCGAGCGCTGGAACTGGCACTTTCGTGGCTGCCGGAGGCGGAAATCACCGTGTTGCACGTGATCGACACCGAATTCGCCGAACGGGTCGATGCCGAAGGAATCGCAAGCCGCGAGCAAGTGATTCAGCGATTGCGCAGCCATGCGGAAAGCGAGTTGGCGAACCTGGTGTCGGAGTGTCAATCCGGCAAGGTAGACACCATGATCGTGGAGGGAAGCCCGTTCGTGGAGATCGTTAAGCTCGCGCGCGACTTGGATGTCGACTGCGTGGTCATGGGTATGCACGCGGTTGCCCGCGGCTTGGGCGAGTTGCTCACTGGCAGCACCGCTGAACGGGTGCTCCGCGCAAGCCATTGTCCGGTCATTTGCGTGCCTTAG